Proteins found in one Pseudomonas sp. P8_241 genomic segment:
- a CDS encoding alpha/beta hydrolase, whose translation MDLDQAYNNVAAVGNFPQIMQRFRQRSAETYANHAWQRDVSYGNARRERFDWYAQANAGAPTLLFIHGGYWQASDKDDYAFIAEGLIEAGFNVGLLEYTLAPEASMGTIVGQIGKALDYLVAHREALNIGQQVVLCGHSAGGQLSALYRQHPLVTLAMPISGLMELEPISRCWLNDKLQLSEDEIHRYSPQRLIGEGAPLLVTVGGDELPELIRHSREYASACLEAGQAVSLVELAGCHHFAVLEDLARADGEHLRALLKHLPPDSL comes from the coding sequence ATGGACCTTGATCAGGCTTACAACAACGTCGCCGCCGTGGGCAATTTCCCGCAGATCATGCAGCGTTTTCGCCAGCGCAGCGCCGAGACCTATGCGAACCACGCTTGGCAGCGTGATGTGTCGTATGGCAATGCCAGGCGCGAGCGTTTCGACTGGTACGCCCAGGCGAATGCCGGGGCGCCGACACTGCTGTTCATTCATGGCGGTTACTGGCAAGCCTCGGACAAGGACGACTACGCCTTTATCGCAGAGGGCCTGATCGAAGCGGGTTTCAATGTCGGTTTGCTGGAATACACCCTCGCGCCCGAGGCGAGCATGGGCACCATCGTCGGACAGATCGGCAAGGCCCTGGACTACTTGGTGGCGCATCGCGAAGCCTTGAACATCGGTCAACAGGTGGTGCTTTGCGGGCATTCGGCAGGCGGGCAATTGAGCGCGCTCTATCGCCAGCATCCGCTGGTGACCCTGGCCATGCCGATCAGCGGCCTGATGGAGCTTGAACCCATCAGCCGCTGCTGGCTCAACGACAAGCTGCAACTGAGCGAAGACGAGATCCATCGCTATAGCCCGCAACGGCTGATCGGCGAAGGCGCACCGTTGCTGGTGACCGTGGGCGGGGATGAGTTGCCGGAGTTGATTCGGCACTCGCGCGAGTACGCCAGTGCCTGCCTTGAGGCCGGGCAGGCCGTGAGCCTTGTCGAGCTTGCCGGGTGTCATCACTTTGCGGTGCTGGAAGATCTGGCCAGGGCTGATGGTGAACACTTGCGGGCACTGTTGAAACACCTGCCCCCCGATTCCCTGTAG